The following are from one region of the Vitis riparia cultivar Riparia Gloire de Montpellier isolate 1030 chromosome 9, EGFV_Vit.rip_1.0, whole genome shotgun sequence genome:
- the LOC117921738 gene encoding F-box/LRR-repeat protein At3g48880-like, with protein MDRKWDELDMDCLINIFERLELQELILGVAFVCKSWYRASVSPQCWKTLNFDKLNFAPSSSPFVTTFCHQYAIHNFSVCGFLTLALSRGGPAVVELILPAICTLEKLIYASNMCPCLRVLGLPMHIVKHNNSIDLFSDEEMTQFLGLFNKWKDLEYLHLREYQSYTREVLLAIKLHCKNFVGIKKIGLMGDDEASAIAAVLPGLKQLTVTSSATPALMIRESLKEILEGCRELEVLVINDCCGFEVDEEILKMTSHIRSFLYKDVRPNVDEDYYPLAIIFNPDTWKHSGIDLGLGMDNLGLN; from the exons ATGGATAGAAAATGGGATGAGCTAGACATGGACTGCTTGATCAATATTTTTGAGAGGTTGGAGCTCCAAGAGTTGATACTAGGAGTGGCTTTCGTCTGCAAATCATGGTACAGAGCTTCTGTCAGCCCTCAATGCTGGAAAACTCTCAACTTTGACAAACTCAACTTTGCTCCATCGTCCAGTCCTTTTGTCACCACATTCTGCCATCAATATGCTATACACAACTTTTCTGTCTGTGGTTTCCTGACCTTGGCTCTCAGTCGAGGTGGTCCAGCCGTTGTGGAGCTAATCCTTCCTGCTATTTGCACATTAGAAAAGTTGATCTACGCATCAAACAT GTGTCCATGCTTAAGGGTCCTTGGCCTGCCAATGCATATCGTAAAGCACAACAACAGCATCGACTTATTCAGCGATGAAGAAATGACGCAGTTTCTGGGACTCTTCAACAAATGGAAGGATCTTGAATACTTGCATCTTCGAGAGTATCAGTCTTACACCCGAGAAGTCCTTTTAGCAATCAAATTACACTGCAAAAATTTTGTCGGAATAAAGAAGATAGGTCTAATGGGAGATGATGAAGCCTCAGCTATTGCTGCCGTTCTTCCGGGACTTAAGCAATTGACTGTAACTTCTTCTGCAACTCCTGCCCTTATGATCAGAGAAAGCCTGAAGGAAATATTGGAGGGGTGTAGAGAGTTAGAGGTGCTGGTGATAAATGATTGTTGTGGATTTGAGGTTGATGAAGAGATCTTGAAGATGACTTCTCATATCAGGAGCTTTTTGTACAAGGATGTGAGGCCTAATGTGGATGAGGACTACTATCCTTTGGCTATAATCTTCAATCCTGACACTTGGAAACATTCAGGAATTGATCTTGGTTTGGGAATGGATAATCTTGGTTTGAACTGA
- the LOC117922370 gene encoding cytochrome P450 81Q32-like — protein METMYMCIPLCLALYLFTRHMLHKLHNLPPTPFLSFPIIGHLYLLKKPLHRTLAGISSRYGPIVFLRLGSRPSLLVSSPSVAEECLNKNDIVFANRPQLIAGKYIGYNYTSLAWANYGDHWRNLRRISSLEILSSSRIQMLSGIRADEVRLLVRWLLENQNQTVNVKAMLFEITTNVMMRMIAGKRYYGGSMAEAEETVKFREIIADTLRLGDTTNVGDYLPMLRWLGVKGKEKGLRELQRKRDRFMQSLIEEHRTRMVKDKESSSSCSNGDDGEKKKKTMIEVMLSLQEKEPDYYTDQIIRGLMLVLLGAGTDSTATTIEWPLSLLLNNPHALKKAQMEIDNHLGNNHLIQESDLNQLSYLHCIIKESQRMYPAAPIIPHESSGECTVGGYRIPHGTMLLVNLWAIHNDPRVWEEPRKFMPERFEGMELEKHGFRLMPFGSGRRGCPGEGLALRMVGLVLGSLIQCFDWESVGEGMVDMSEGTGLTLPKAQPLLVRCRPRPAFVDLLSKA, from the exons atGGAGACAATGTACATGTGTATACCTCTTTGTTTGGCGTTGTATCTCTTCACTAGACACATGCTTCATAAGCTCCATAACCTCCCACCGactccttttctctctttccccATAATTGGCCATCTCTACCTCTTAAAGAAGCCATTGCACCGGACCTTGGCGGGTATTTCCAGCCGCTACGGTCCCATAGTCTTCCTCCGTCTAGGTTCACGCCCTTCCCTTCTTGTTTCTTCCCCTTCTGTTGCTGAGGAATGTCTGAACAAAAACGATATCGTTTTTGCCAACCGCCCTCAGCTTATCGCCGGGAAATACATAGGCTACAACTACACCAGCCTCGCCTGGGCCAACTATGGCGATCACTGGCGGAACCTCCGGCGAATCTCGTCCCTCGAAATCCTCTCCTCCAGTCGCATTCAGATGCTTTCTGGAATCCGTGCTGATGAGGTGCGGTTGCTGGTTCGCTGGCTTTTGGAGAATCAGAACCAGACTGTGAACGTGAAGGCGATGCTGTTCGAGATAACGACAAATGTGATGATGAGAATGATCGCTGGGAAGAGGTATTATGGCGGAAGCATGGCGGAGGCGGAGGAAACGGTGAAGTTTCGGGAGATAATAGCTGATACACTCCGGTTGGGTGATACGACCAACGTCGGCGATTATTTACCGATGTTGAGGTGGTTAGGGGTGAAGGGGAAGGAGAAGGGGTTGAGGGAGTTGCAGAGGAAGAGAGATAGGTTCATGCAGAGCTTGATAGAAGAGCATAGAACAAGAATGGTCAAGGATAAGGAGTCATCTTCATCATGCTCTAATGGCGATGatggagagaagaagaagaagacgatgATTGAAGTGATGCTGTCGCTACAAGAGAAGGAACCTGATTACTATACGGACCAGATCATCAGAGGCCTCATGCTG GTTCTACTGGGAGCTGGAACTGATAGCACAGCCACGACTATAGAATGGCCACTGTCACTTTTGCTGAACAACCCACATGCCCTAAAGAAGGCACAAATGGAGATTGACAATCATCTGGGGAACAACCATCTCATCCAAGAATCAGATTTAAACCAGCTTTCGTATCTCCATTGTATCATAAAGGAGTCGCAGCGCATGTACCCTGCAGCCCCAATAATTCCTCATGAGTCGTCCGGCGAGTGCACAGTAGGTGGTTATCGCATACCTCATGGGACAATGCTACTTGTTAATCTATGGGCTATACATAATGACCCTAGAGTTTGGGAGGAGCCAAGGAAGTTCATGCCGGAGAGATTTGAAGGCATGGAACTGGAGAAACATGGGTTCAGGCTAATGCCATTTGGGTCAGGCAGGAGGGGTTGCCCTGGGGAGGGCTTAGCCTTACGTATGGTTGGGCTGGTGTTGGGATCATTGATTCAGTGCTTTGATTGGGAAAGTGTTGGTGAAGGGATGGTGGACATGAGTGAGGGTACCGGTCTTACTTTGCCAAAGGCTCAGCCCTTGTTGGTTAGGTGTAGGCCTCGTCCAGCCTTTGTGGACCTTCTTTCAAAAGCTTGA
- the LOC117922555 gene encoding cytochrome P450 81Q32-like, translating to METMYMCIPLCLALYLFTKHLLHKLHNLPPTPFLSLPILGHLYLLKKPLHRTLAGFSSRYGPIVFLRLGSRPSLLVSSPSVAEECLTKNDIVFANRPQLIAGKYIGYNYTSLVWANYGDHWRNLRRISTLEILSSSRIQMLSGIRADEVRLLVLWLLEHENQTVNMKAMLFEITTNVMMRMISGRRYYGGSMAEAEAEETVKFREIMADTIRLGDMSNIGDYLPMLRWLGVKGKEEGLRELQRKRDRFMQSLIEEHRTRIAKDKESSSSCCNGDDGEKKKKKKKTMIEVMLSLQEKEPDYYTDLIIRGLMLVLLGAGTDTTATTIEWTLSLLLNNPHALKKAQMEIDNHLGDNHLIQESDLNQLPYLQCIIKESQRMHPVGPIIPHESSGECTVGGYRIPHGTMLLVNVWAIQNDPRVWEEPRKFTPERFEGMELEKHGFRLMPFGSGRRGCPGEGLAVRMVGLVLGSLIQCFDWESVGEGMVDMSEGTGLSLPKAQPLLVRCRHRPALVDLLSKA from the exons atgGAGACAATGTACATGTGTATACCTCTTTGTTTGGCCTTGTATCTCTTCACTAAACACTTGCTTCATAAGCTTCATAACCTCCCACCGactccttttctctctctccccatACTTGGCCATCTCTACCTCTTAAAGAAGCCATTGCACCGGACCTTGGCCGGTTTTTCCAGCCGCTATGGCCCTATAGTTTTCCTCCGTCTCGGTTCACGCCCTTCCCTTCTTGTTTCTTCACCTTCTGTTGCTGAGGAATGTCTGACCAAAAACGATATCGTTTTTGCCAACCGCCCTCAGCTTATCGCCGGGAAATACATAGGCTACAACTACACCAGCCTCGTCTGGGCCAACTACGGCGATCACTGGCGGAACCTCCGGCGAATCTCGACCCTCGAAATCCTCTCCTCCAGTCGCATTCAGATGCTTTCTGGAATTCGTGCTGATGAGGTGCGGTTGCTGGTTCTCTGGCTTTTGGAGCATGAGAACCAGACTGTGAACATGAAGGCGATGCTGTTTGAGATAACGACAAATGTGATGATGAGAATGATCTCTGGGAGGAGGTATTATGGCGGGAGCATGGCGGAGGCGGAGGCGGAGGAAACGGTGAAGTTCCGGGAGATAATGGCTGACACAATTCGGCTGGGAGATATGAGCAACATCGGAGATTATTTACCGATGTTGAGGTGGTTAGGGGTGAAGGGGAAGGAGGAGGGATTGAGAGAGTTGCAGAGGAAGAGAGATAGGTTCATGCAGAGCTTGATAGAAGAGCATAGAACAAGAATTGCCAAGGACAAGGAGTCATCTTCATCATGCTGTAATGGCGACGatggagagaagaagaagaagaagaagaagacgatgATTGAAGTGATGCTGTCGCTACAAGAGAAGGAACCTGATTACTATACGGACCTGATCATCAGAGGCCTCATGCTG GTTCTACTGGGAGCTGGAACTGATACCACAGCCACGACTATAGAATGGACACTATCACTTTTGCTGAACAACCCACATGCCCTAAAGAAGGCACAAATGGAGATTGATAATCATCTGGGGGACAACCATCTCATCCAAGAATCAGATTTAAACCAGCTTCCATATCTCCAGTGTATCATAAAGGAGTCGCAGCGCATGCACCCTGTAGGCCCAATAATACCTCATGAGTCGTCCGGCGAGTGCACAGTAGGTGGTTATCGCATACCTCATGGGACGATGCTACTTGTTAATGTATGGGCTATACAGAATGACCCTAGAGTCTGGGAGGAGCCAAGGAAGTTCACGCCGGAGAGATTTGAGGGCATGGAACTGGAGAAACATGGGTTCAGGCTAATGCCATTTGGGTCAGGCAGGAGGGGTTGCCCTGGGGAGGGCTTAGCCGTACGTATGGTTGGGCTGGTGTTGGGATCATTGATTCAGTGCTTCGATTGGGAAAGTGTAGGTGAAGGGATGGTGGACATGAGTGAGGGGACTGGTCTTTCTTTGCCAAAGGCTCAGCCCTTGTTGGTTAGGTGTAGGCATCGTCCAGCCTTAGTGGACCTTCTTTCAAAAGCTTGA
- the LOC117921694 gene encoding pentatricopeptide repeat-containing protein At1g52640, mitochondrial → MAIRAWFSITRTLNHHFFHSLSSPKTHHSRLFSSQTILQDPNSLSSSQYINEISRILSDFRDPHHDLERPLTAFSQKITPGLVEQVLKRCKNLGFSAHRFFLWAKRLPGFEHSKESYHILVDILGSSKQFPLIWDFLSDMRETQCCEISPEIFWLIFRAYCRANLPGDAIRAFHKMGDFGVKAGVGDVDQLLYVLCKRKHVKQAQEFFDGVNVEVMPNAKTYSILMRGWGDVGDSSEARKLFEEMRERGCAVDVVAYNSLLEALCKGGNVDEAYKLFREMGSNGLAADACSYSIFIRAYCEVNDIHSAFQVLDRMRRYNLVPNVFTYNCIIKKLCKSEKVDEAYQLLDEMIERGVSPDSWSYNAIQAFHCDHCEVNKALRLISRMEKENCMPDRHTYNMVLKMLLRIGRFDRVTDVWGAMEERGFYPAASTYAVMVHGFCKKKGKLEEACKYFEMMIDDGIPPYSCTVELLRNRVIGLGFSEQIDVLAGKMERSTSCVIQELSSVMRGEKACGRLRSEEQNLPSEERGEGYEYTWLTEGSSLSR, encoded by the coding sequence ATGGCCATTAGAGCATGGTTCTCCATTACCAGAACCTTAAACCATCACTTCTTCCATTCTCTCTCTTCACCAAAAACCCACCACTCCCGACTCTTCTCCTCTCAAACCATCCTCCAAGATCCAAACTCACTTTCTTCATCACAATACATAAACGAAATCTCTCGAATTCTAAGCGATTTTCGAGACCCCCACCACGACTTGGAACGTCCTCTCACTGCTTTCTCCCAAAAAATAACACCGGGCCTAGTCGAGCAAGTGCTGAAAAGGTGCAAGAATCTTGGGTTCTCTGCTCACAGGTTCTTTCTTTGGGCAAAAAGACTTCCGGGTTTTGAACATAGCAAAGAGAGCTATCACATTCTTGTAGATATCCTGGGAAGTTCAAAACAATTTCCATTGATTTGGGATTTTCTTTCAGATATGAGAGAAACTCAATGCTGTGAAATTAGCCCCGAAATTTTTTGGCTTATTTTTAGGGCATATTGTAGAGCAAATTTGCCCGGAGATGCTATTCGGGCTTTTCACAAAATGGGTGATTTTGGAGTTAAGGCTGGGGTTGGTGATGTTGATCAGCTTTTGTATGTGTTATGCAAAAGGAAGCATGTGAAGCAAGCCCAAGAGTTTTTCGATGGAGTTAATGTTGAGGTTATGCCGAATGCGAAAACTTACAGCATTTTAATGAGGGGGTGGGGTGATGTTGGTGATTCTAGTGAAGCCCGTAAGTTGTTCGAAGAAATGCGTGAGAGAGGGTGTGCAGTGGATGTGGTTGCTTATAATAGTTTGTTGGAGGCTTTATGTAAAGGAGGGAACGTGGACGAAGCATATAAATTATTTCGGGAGATGGGCTCAAATGGACTTGCCGCAGATGCTTgttcatattcaatttttattcgAGCTTATTGTGAAGTGAATGATATTCATTCAGCTTTTCAGGTTCTTGATAGAATGAGGAGGTACAATCTTGTGCCTAACGTTTTTACTTACAATTGTATTATCAAGAAGCTTTGTAAAAGTGAAAAGGTGGATGAGGCTTACCAGCTTCTAGATGAAATGATTGAGAGGGGTGTTAGCCCGGATTCGTGGAGTTACAATGCAATCCAAGCTTTCCATTGTGATCACTGTGAAGTTAATAAGGCTCTTAGGTTGATTTCTAGGATGGAGAAAGAGAATTGCATGCCGGATCGGCATACTTACAATATGGTGCTCAAAATGCTATTGAGAATAGGAAGATTTGATAGGGTAACCGATGTTTGGGGGGCTATGGAGGAGAGGGGCTTTTATCCTGCTGCCTCAACATATGCTGTTATGGTCCATggtttttgtaagaaaaaaggTAAACTAGAGGAGGCATGTAAATACTTTGAGATGATGATTGATGATGGGATACCACCATATTCTTGTACTGTTGAGCTCTTAAGAAACCGAGTCATAGGGTTAGGGTTCTCAGAGCAGATAGATGTACTTGCAGGTAAGATGGAGCGGAGCACCTCTTGTGTAATACAAGAGTTGTCTAGTGTAATGAGAGGTGAAAAGGCCTGTGGAAGATTAAGAAGTGAAGAGCAAAACCTTCCTAGTGAGGAAAGAGGAGAGGGCTATGAATATACTTGGTTGACTGAAGGATCTAGTTTGAGCCGTTAG
- the LOC117922371 gene encoding uncharacterized protein At2g34160-like, whose translation MEEITEAVNNINISDLHKKNRIQVSNTKKPLFFYVNLAKRYMQQHNEVELSALGMAIATVVTIAEILKNNGLAVEKKITTSTVDMKDESRGRPVQKAKIEILLGKTANFDELMAAAAEEREAGDVEEQS comes from the exons ATGGAGGAGATTACAGAGGCCGTTAACAACATCAACATCTCAGATTTGCACAAGAAGAACCGCATTCAGGTTTCTAATACCAAGAAGCCCCTCTTCTTCTATGTTAATCTCGCAAAG AGGTATATGCAGCAACACAATGAAGTGGAACTTTCAGCTCTTGGAATGG CTATTGCCACAGTAGTTACCATTGCAGAAATTCTGAAAAACAATGGACTGGCTGTTGAAAAGA AAATCACAACCTCTACGGTCGATATGAAAGATGAATCTAGGGGAAGACCTGTCCAAAAAGCCAAG ATTGAGATATTACTCGGAAAGACTGCAAACTTTGATGAGCTGATGGCAGCTGCAGCAGAAGAGAGGGAAGCTGGAGATGTTGAGGAGCAGAGCTGA
- the LOC117922550 gene encoding cytochrome P450 81Q32-like, with protein sequence METMYMCIPLCLALYLFTRHLLHKLHNLPPTPFLSFPIIGHLYLLKKPLHRTLAGISSRYGPIVFLRLGSRPSLLVSSPSVAEECLNKNDIVFANRPQLIAGKYIGYNYTSLVWANYGDHWRNLRRISSLEILSSSRIQMLSGIRADEVRLLVRWLLENENQTVNVKAMLFEITTNVMMRMIAGKRYYGGSMAEAEETVKFREIIADTLRLGDTTNVGDYLPMLRWLGVKGKEKGLRELQRKRDRFMQSLIEEHRTRMAEEKESYSSCSNGDDGEKKKKKTMIEVMLSLQEKEPDYYTDQIIRGLMLVLLGAGTDTTATTIEWTLSLLLNNPHALKKAQMEIDNHLGNNHLIEESDLNQLSYLHCIIKESQRMYPAGPIIPHESSGECTVDGYRIPHGTMLLVNLWAIQNDPRVWEEPRKFMPERFEGMELEKHGFRLIPFGSGRRGCPGEGLALRMVGLVLGSLIQCFDWESVGEGMVDMSEGTGLTLPKAQPLLVRCRPRPAFVDLLSKA encoded by the exons atGGAGACAATGTACATGTGTATACCTCTTTGTTTGGCCTTGTATCTCTTCACTAGACACTTGCTTCATAAGCTCCATAACCTCCCACCGactccttttctctctttccccATAATTGGCCATCTCTACCTCTTAAAGAAGCCATTGCACCGGACCTTGGCGGGTATTTCCAGCCGCTACGGTCCCATAGTCTTCCTCCGTCTCGGTTCACGCCCTTCCCTTCTTGTTTCTTCACCTTCTGTTGCTGAGGAATGTCTGAACAAAAACGATATCGTTTTTGCCAACCGCCCTCAGCTTATCGCCGGGAAATACATAGGCTACAACTACACCAGCCTCGTCTGGGCCAACTACGGCGATCACTGGCGGAACCTCCGGCGAATCTCGTCCCTCGAAATCCTCTCCTCCAGTCGCATTCAGATGCTTTCTGGAATCCGTGCTGATGAGGTGCGGTTGCTGGTTCGCTGGCTTTTGGAGAATGAGAACCAGACTGTGAACGTGAAGGCGATGCTGTTCGAGATAACGACAAATGTGATGATGAGAATGATCGCTGGGAAGAGGTATTATGGCGGAAGCATGGCGGAGGCGGAGGAAACGGTGAAGTTTCGGGAGATAATAGCTGATACACTCCGGTTGGGTGATACGACCAACGTCGGAGATTATTTACCGATGTTGAGGTGGTTAGGGGTGAAGGGGAAGGAGAAGGGGTTGAGGGAGTTGCAGAGGAAGAGAGATAGGTTCATGCAGAGCTTGATAGAAGAGCATAGAACAAGAATGGCCGAGGAGAAGGAGTCATATTCATCATGCTCTAATGGCGATGatggagagaagaagaagaagaagacgatgATTGAAGTGATGCTGTCGCTACAAGAGAAGGAACCTGATTACTATACGGACCAGATCATCAGAGGCCTCATGCTG GTTCTACTGGGGGCTGGAACTGATACCACAGCCACGACTATAGAATGGACACTGTCACTTTTGCTGAACAACCCACATGCCCTAAAGAAGGCACAAATGGAGATTGATAATCATCTGGGGAACAACCATCTCATCGAAGAATCAGATTTAAACCAGCTTTCGTATCTCCATTGTATCATAAAAGAGTCGCAGCGCATGTACCCTGCAGGCCCAATAATTCCTCATGAGTCGTCCGGCGAGTGCACAGTAGATGGTTATCGCATACCTCATGGGACGATGCTACTTGTTAATCTATGGGCTATACAGAATGACCCTAGAGTTTGGGAGGAGCCAAGGAAGTTCATGCCGGAGAGATTTGAAGGCATGGAACTGGAGAAACATGGGTTCAGGCTAATACCATTTGGGTCAGGCAGGAGGGGTTGCCCTGGGGAGGGCTTAGCCTTACGTATGGTTGGGCTGGTGTTGGGATCATTGATTCAGTGCTTTGATTGGGAAAGTGTTGGTGAAGGGATGGTGGACATGAGTGAGGGGACCGGTCTTACTTTGCCTAAGGCTCAGCCCTTGTTGGTTAGGTGTAGGCCTCGTCCAGCCTTTGTGGACCTTCTTTCAAAAGCTTGA